The genomic region CACCGCGGTCCTGCGGGCCGACCAGCTGCCCGCCGTCACCCGGGAGATCGCCGCCTACGTGGCCGGCCCCACCTCCTCCGCGCTGACACGCGCCACCCAGCGCCCCGAGCTGCGCATCAACTCCCGCCTGCCGGAACTGTTCAAGCAGGCCGAGGCCCGTCGCCAGGCCGCCGCGCCACTCGCCGCGATCGGCACGGCCGGAGTCGCCGGGGTGGCCCTCGTCGTGTTCTGCCTCGCCGCCGCGCTCACCGGGGACCGGCGCGAGGCCGAACTGCGGCTGCTGCTCGCACGCGGCGGCTCGCGCCGCACCGTCGTGGGCCGCCTGCTCGGTGAGGCCGCCGTCACCGTGCTGCCGGCCGCCGCGCTGGCCACTTGGCTCGCCGTACTGCTGCTGCCGACACCGCGCCTGACCGCCTCGCTGGCCGGGGCGTCGGCCGTCACCCTCCTGGCGCTGCTGGCCTTCCCCGTACGCGCCGCCGTGCTGCTGTCCGCGCCGCGGCGGCCGCGCCCCCGCCGCCGGCTCGTCGCCGAGCTGCTCGTGCTCACCGCCACCGCCGCGGCCGTGTTCGAGGTACGCCGTCGCGGGGTCGCCCCCGCCGGCGGCGGACTGGATCCGCTGGTGGTCGCCGCCCCGCTGCTGCTGGCGCTGTCCGGCGCGCTCGTCCTGGCCCGGCTGCTGCCCGCCGCCGTCGGGGCGATGGCCCGGGCGGCGGGCCGGGGTTCCGGCCTGATCGGCTTCCTGGGGCTGGCCCGGGCCGCCCGGGGCACCGGCGGCCGGGCACGCGTCCCGGTGCTACCGCTGGTCGCGCTGCTGCTCGCGGTCACCACGGGCGGCTTCGGGGCCACGGTGCTGAGCTCGGTGGACACCGCCCGGCTGCAGGCGGTCCGGCAGACCGTCGGCGGCGACGCCCAGGTCATCGCGCCCGCGGCCGGCACCCTCGCGCCGGAGCTGATCCGAGCCGCGGCCGCGCTGCCCGGCGTACGCACGTCCGTCCCCGTGTGGACGGACGACTACACCTTCCTCTTCGGCACCAAGGAGGGCTCCACCCAGGTGACGGTGGTCGTCGCCGAGCCGGAGGCGTACGCGGAACTGGCCCGCACCGTGGGGCGCGGCCGGTTCGACCCGGCGCTGCTCGCCGGCGGCGCCCCCGACGCTCCCGTGCCCGCGCTGCTGAGCCGCGACCTCGCCGCGCGAGCCGTCTCCGACACCCTGCGGGTGCGGATCGGCAGCGACGAAGTCGCGGTCAGGGCCGCCGGTGTGGTCGACGGCACGCCCGCCGTGGCGGGCCCGGGCGGCTCCACCGTCGTGCTCCCGGCCGGACCGGCCGGCGCCCACATCCCCAAGACCACCCGCCCGAACCGGTGGTTCGCGACCGGGCCCGTCGACGAGACCGGGCTGCACGACCTGATCCGCGCCACGGTTCCGGCCGCGACCGCCGGCCACTACACGGTCAAGACCAGTGCCGCCTCCGTCGCGGCACTCGCCGGCGAACCCCTCCAGCACTCGGCCGGCCGGCTGTTCTGGGCGGCCGTCGCGGCCGCCGCGGGCTTCGCCCTGCTGTCCGTCCTCCTCACCCTCGTCCGCGCGGCGCCCGAGCGGGCGGCGCTGCTGGCGCGGCTGCGCACCATGGGCCTGCGCCCCCGGCAGGGCGTGGCCCTGATCCTGGCCGAGGCGTTGCCGCAGGCCCTGGTCGCCGCCCTCGGCGGCGGGCTGGTCGCGCTGGCCGCCGTGGCCCTGATCGGCCCGGCCGTGGACCTGTCCGCGCTGGTCGGGGAGAAGGTGCCGGCCGGGCTGCGGCTCGCCGCGCGGCCCGTGCTGACCCAGGTGCTGGGCCTGACGGCCCTGGTCACCGCGGGTGTGCTCGCGGAGGCCGCGATATCCGGAAGGCGACAGATCACCACCGAGTTGAGAGCGGGAGACCAGCGGTGAACACCGACCAGCCGACCTACGAAGAGCTGCGCACGCAGGCCCTGGCCGCCGCCGCGCCCCGTACGACCGGGGCGGGCACGGCCATCGCCTGCGACCGCCTGGTGCGCATCTTCAGCACCGACGGGGTCGAGGTACAGGCCTTGCAGGGGCTCGAACTGACCGTGGCCCAGGGTGACCTGGTGGCCCTGGTCGGTGCCTCCGGCAGCGGCAAGTCCACCCTGCTGAACATCCTGGCCGGACTGGACGTCCCCACGGCGGGCACCGCCACCGTCGGGGGCTACGACCTGCTGGAAATGTCCGCGAAGGACCGGCTGCGCTACCGGCGGGAGGCGGTGGGCTTCGTCTGGCAGCAGACCGCCCGCAATCTGCTGCCCTTCCTGACCGCGGCCCAGAACATCGCCCTCCCCATGCAGCTGAGGGGCCGCGCCTCCCGGGGCGCCGCCGCGCGCCGCGCGGGCCGCGTCCGCGACCTCCTCGAAGCGCTGGAGATCCCCGACCTGGCGGGCCGCCGGCCGGCCGAGCTCTCCGGCGGGCAGCAGCAGCGGGTGGCGATCGCCGTGGCCATGGCCAACGATCCCGCGGTCCTGCTCGCCGACGAGCCCACCGGAGAACTCGACTCCGAGACCGGCGCCGCCATCTTCGAGGCCTTCCGCACCGTCAACCGCGAGCTGGGCGCCACCGTGGTCATCGTGACCCACGACCCGCTCGTCGCGGGCGAGGTCCGCCGCACCGTGGCCATCCGCGACGGCCGCACCAGCAGCGAGGTCCTGCGCCGCACGGTCACCGACGAGCACGGCGCGGAGTCGGTGAGCGAGCGCGAGTACGTGATGCTGGACCGCACCGGCCGCGTGCAGCTCCCGCAGAAGTTCCTGGAGGCCCTGGGCATGGAGCAGCGCGTGGCCGTCGACCTCGCCGCCGACCACATCGAGGTGCGCCGCGACGACGCGGACGCGGACGGGGACGCGGACGGGGACGACGCCTGAAGGACACCCGCGGGACCGGATTCCGTCACCTCCCCGGGTCGGGGGTCGTTAGGGGCCTTGGGGTTGACTCGGGGGCGAAGGGATGACGGTATGCGGCAATTTCCTCTGGAAATGCACCAAGTGGCACCTGGTCGGGTGGTCGAGTGGCGGTTGCGGTCCACGGCGGCGGAGGAGAGCGACGGCCCGGGTGACGCGGCGGGCAGGAAGGCGTCCTTCAACCAGGACAAGCACTTCACCGTCGCCGAGGAGAGCCGGGCCGCCGACGACCCCGTCGCGTCGTGGATCGCGGTCACCTTCGAAGTGGCCGGGCGGCTGGACGAACCGGCCCTGGCCCGCGCCCTGCTGGCCTTCGTCCAGCGGCACGAGGTGCTGAGGTGCGCGTTCCGGAGGCTGGCCGGGGAACTGGCCTGTGAGCCCTTTGACCCGGCCGAACTCGCCCTCGAGGCCGAGCCCGTGGGCGCCTTCGCGACCTCCGAGCTCCTGCGGGACTTCCTCGTCGAGCGGTTCAAGCGGAGCATCGACACCCTGTCCTGGCCGCTGTTCACCATGGGCGCGGTCCTGCGCGAGGACTCCGCGACGGTCTATCTCGCCTTCGACCACATCGTGTGCGACGGCATGTCGATGCCGATCGTCGTCCACGAGGTGCTGACCGACTACGAGGCCCTGTGCCGCGGTGAGGACAGCGGGCTGCCGCCGGTCGCCCCCAGCTACCTCGACTTCGCCGACGAGCAGCGGCGCCGCTACCTCTCCATCGACGCCGGCGACGAACGCCTGGGCTACTGGAAGGAGTTCATCGAGCGCGGCGGCGGGTTCTTCCCCCGCTTCCCGCTCGACCTCGGGGTGGAACCGGGCCGGATGTACCCGATCGTCAACGAAGCCTCCGTGCTGCTGGACGCGGGTGAGGCGGAGGTGTTCGAGAAGACCTGCCTGGCGGTCGGCGGCAAGCCGTTCATGGGGGTGCTCGCCTCCGTCGCGGTGTGCCTGCGCGAGGCGGGCGGCCCCGGCGTCTACCGGGGCCTGATGCCGGTCAGCGAGCGCGGCCGGGAAGGCTGGGCGGACTCGGTGGGATGGTTCGTCAACACCATGCCCATCGAGTTCGACGCCTCTCCCGGCCGGGACTTCGCGCAGGTCATGGCCGCGGTCCGGGCCGGATTCACCGAGATGATCGGCCATATCGACGTGCCGTTCGTCCGCGCGTGGGAGCTGCTGGCGCCCGAGGAGTTCGCCGCCCGCTCGTGGCCCTACCCGGTGAACTTCTTCTCGTACATCGACATGCGCAAGTGCCGGGGCGCCGACCGCCACGACGAGTGGCGGCCCGCCACCCACGTGTGGTCTGCGCGGGCCAACGGAGCCTGCTCGTGGTTCCAGCGGGACGCCGACGGAATGCACATGAACTCCCTGTACGTGGACACCGTCGCGGCCCGCCGCACCATGGGCGACCTGCAGGAGGCGCTGCGTCTGAAGGTCCAGGAGATCGCCCGCTCGGGCGGGTTCCGCCGGCCCGTCGCGCTGACCCCGCAGCGCCGGCCCGTCGGGTCACCGCTCGACGTGGCCGCGTACGCCCGGCGCGGCTGAGCCCCGGCCCCGGTCCTGGCGGCCGGCGACGGCGTGCGCCGTGTATCGGGGCGTCGGACGCGGACGGCCGATGCCCGGTGGCTCGGCAAGGAGGACCGCGGCGGCCGGTTCCGCTGCGGTCAGAGGCGGGCCGCGCGGCTGCGGAGCAGGGCGCGCTCCCGCGCGTTGCGGGTGAGCGAGGCCGCCCGCTCGAACTCGGCGCGGGCCTCAGCCGGCCGGCCGAGGCGCTCCAGCAGGTCTCCCCGCACGCTCGGCAGCAGGTGGTAGGCGCGCAGCCCCGGCTCCTGCGCCAGCGCGTCGACCAGCGGCAGCGCCGCCTCCGGTCCCTGGGCCATCGACACGGCCACCGCCCGGTTGAGCTCCACCACCGGGGACGGGACGAGCGTGACGAGGCTCCCGTACAGGGCGGCGATCGTCGGCCAGTCGGTGTCCTCGTAGCGGACGGCCGCCGCGTGGCAGCCGGCGATCGCGGCCTGCAGGGAGTACGGGCCGCTGCCTGCGTGGCGCATGGCCTCGATGCCCCGGTGGATGAGCATCCGGTTCCACCGGGCCCGGTTCTGGTCGGCGAGCAGGACCGGTTCCCCGTCGGGGCCGGTGCGGGTGGCCATCCGGGACGCCTGGAACTCCAGCAGCGCGGCCAGGCCGTGCACCTCGGGCTCCTTGGGCATCAGCGCCGCCAGGACGCGGGCCAGCCGCAGGGCGTCCTCGCACAGGGCGGGGCGGACGAGGTCCTCGCCGGCGGTGGCCGAGTAGCCCTCGTTGAAGACGAGGTAGATGACCTCCAGGACCGAGGCGAGCCGCGCCTCGCGGTCGGCCCCGTACGGGACTTCGAAGGGCACGCCGGCGGTGGCGAGCGTCCGCTTCGCCCGGACGATGCGCTGGGCGACGGTGGACTCGGAGGCGAGGAAGGCGCGGGCGATCTCCTGGGTCGTCAGCCCGCCCATCAGGCGCAGGGTGAGTGCGATCCGGGCCTCGGTCGCCAGCACCGGATGGCAGGCGGTGAAGATCAGCCGCAGCAGGTCGTCGTCGATGTCGTCCGGGTCGGCCGGTTCGCCGGGGGCGGGTACGTCCTCCAGGCTCCGGCCGACCTCGGCGAGTTTGCGCGCGTACGTCTCCTTGCGGCGCACGAGGTCGACCG from Streptomyces sp. NBC_00190 harbors:
- a CDS encoding ABC transporter ATP-binding protein; this translates as MNTDQPTYEELRTQALAAAAPRTTGAGTAIACDRLVRIFSTDGVEVQALQGLELTVAQGDLVALVGASGSGKSTLLNILAGLDVPTAGTATVGGYDLLEMSAKDRLRYRREAVGFVWQQTARNLLPFLTAAQNIALPMQLRGRASRGAAARRAGRVRDLLEALEIPDLAGRRPAELSGGQQQRVAIAVAMANDPAVLLADEPTGELDSETGAAIFEAFRTVNRELGATVVIVTHDPLVAGEVRRTVAIRDGRTSSEVLRRTVTDEHGAESVSEREYVMLDRTGRVQLPQKFLEALGMEQRVAVDLAADHIEVRRDDADADGDADGDDA
- a CDS encoding condensation domain-containing protein; protein product: MRQFPLEMHQVAPGRVVEWRLRSTAAEESDGPGDAAGRKASFNQDKHFTVAEESRAADDPVASWIAVTFEVAGRLDEPALARALLAFVQRHEVLRCAFRRLAGELACEPFDPAELALEAEPVGAFATSELLRDFLVERFKRSIDTLSWPLFTMGAVLREDSATVYLAFDHIVCDGMSMPIVVHEVLTDYEALCRGEDSGLPPVAPSYLDFADEQRRRYLSIDAGDERLGYWKEFIERGGGFFPRFPLDLGVEPGRMYPIVNEASVLLDAGEAEVFEKTCLAVGGKPFMGVLASVAVCLREAGGPGVYRGLMPVSERGREGWADSVGWFVNTMPIEFDASPGRDFAQVMAAVRAGFTEMIGHIDVPFVRAWELLAPEEFAARSWPYPVNFFSYIDMRKCRGADRHDEWRPATHVWSARANGACSWFQRDADGMHMNSLYVDTVAARRTMGDLQEALRLKVQEIARSGGFRRPVALTPQRRPVGSPLDVAAYARRG
- a CDS encoding RNA polymerase sigma factor produces the protein MSTAQAVEAVFRIESARIIAGVARIVRDVGIAEELAQDALVAALEQWPQSGVPDRPGAWLMATAKHRAVDLVRRKETYARKLAEVGRSLEDVPAPGEPADPDDIDDDLLRLIFTACHPVLATEARIALTLRLMGGLTTQEIARAFLASESTVAQRIVRAKRTLATAGVPFEVPYGADREARLASVLEVIYLVFNEGYSATAGEDLVRPALCEDALRLARVLAALMPKEPEVHGLAALLEFQASRMATRTGPDGEPVLLADQNRARWNRMLIHRGIEAMRHAGSGPYSLQAAIAGCHAAAVRYEDTDWPTIAALYGSLVTLVPSPVVELNRAVAVSMAQGPEAALPLVDALAQEPGLRAYHLLPSVRGDLLERLGRPAEARAEFERAASLTRNARERALLRSRAARL